DNA from Asticcacaulis sp. ZE23SCel15:
TTGGACGCAGCGGGCGGACCGATGCAAACGCTTTCGTCGGCCAGATGAACATGCATGGCATGGCGATCGGCTTCACTGTGCACGGCGACGGTCGCAATGCCCATTTCCTTACACGCACGAATGACGCGAAGAGCGATTTCGCCACGATTGGCAATGAGAATCTTATCAAACATCTGTGGTTTACTCGAACGCGATCAGGGGCGCGCCAAATTCGACGGGGGCGGCATCCGCCACCAGAATTTCGGCCACCACACCGTCTTTGGGCGACGGGATCGGGTTCATGGTTTTCATGGCTTCGACGATCATGATGGTCTGACCGGCCTTAACGCGATCGCCGACTTTGATAAACACTGGCGCGCCGGGTTGCGGCGACAGGTAAGCCGTGCCGACCATAGGCGATGACACGACATCCTTGGCGGCAGCTTTCGGGGCCTCAGCGGCGGGTGCGGCAGCCGGGGCTTGCGGTGCGGGGGCAGCCACGGGTGCGGACGCCACAGCGTAGGTTGCCGCAGGGGCCGCCGTCAGTTGACGCGCAACGCGGATCTTCAACTCACCCTGTTCGACTTCGATTTCGGACAGATCCGTTTCCTTGAGGATATCCGCAAGTTTGCGTACCAGACGCGGATCGATGGGGTCGGAGGAACCTTTGGGAGAAGACATTTTTTTTACCTAAAAGCTTGTTAATTCTTATGGTTGTTCAAGAAGGCGCAGAACCGCCGATATGGCCAGTTCATAACCAATGGGGCCGAAACCTGCAATCACCCCTTTGGCCACATGAGACACATAGGTGTGATGGCGAAACGCTTCGCGCGCCGCCGGGTTGGACAGGTGACATTCGATGATCGGCACGGTCAGGGTTTTCAGCGCATCCAGCAACGCCACTGAGGTATGACCGTAACCGGCGGGATTGATAATGAGCGCCGCAGCATCGGTGCGGGCCTCATGTATCCAGTCGATCAACTGGCCTTCGTGATTCGATTGGTGAAAGACCAGATCAAAACCAGCGGCGGTTGTCAGGGCTTCACAGGACGCCTTGATGTCGTCAAGGCGAGTATACCCATAAATTTCCGGTTCCCTGACCCCAAGAAGGTTGAGGTTGGGGCCATTAAGGACATATATGGACTTAGACATGACACCGCCAATTGACTGGACGGTTCTTGTATCGTGTGAAACCCACGTCCACAAGCCGAACATCGGTGAAACGGCGTGAAAAGTGGCCAAAATGGGCCGAAAAGCGGCGAAAAATGGTAAAAATCCTGCTGAATGGCGAATCCAAAGAGGTTGGCGCGGCGAATATTCTGGCCCTGATCGAGGAGATCGGAATCGAAGCCCGTAAGCTGGCGGTCGAGCAGAATCTCGAAATCGTGCCGCGTTCGCAGTATCATGAGACGGCTATCAACGATGGTGACAGGATTGAAATTGTCCATTTCGTCGGTGGCGGGTAGTGGGGTCGTGATAAAATGCCTCAACTGACACTCTTGGTTTTGAGGGCCAAAGCGCCTAATGAATTGGCTCGATTATATGCGTTGTTCGGATGCTCGTTTGTCGAGGAAAGCCATGGTAACGGCCCTGTCCATTTGAGCTCAGAAATTGGTGGGCTTGTCTTGGAAATATATCCTCGTGGTGAGGGTGACCCCAATACCGGAGCTGTTAGGCTCGGCTTCTTAGTCGAAAACTTAGAGGCGGTTTTGGCTAAAGCTGAGGTCATAGGGGCCAGATTGCTGAAATCACCCGCATCAAGTCCATGGGGATTACGGGCGGTAATAGTGGATAGTGAGGGACACAAAATTGAACTCACGGAAAAGTTAGAGAGCGAATGATGGCGGATACGATCACTGATGTAATTTCAGACACTTGGACCGTAGCGGGGCGGACGTTTTCATCGCGCCTGATCGTCGGCACGGGTAAGTATAAGGACTATGCCCAGAATGCGGCGGCAGCGCGGGCCTCCGGCGCTGAGATCGTCACCGTGGCTGTACGCCGGGTTAATCTGACCGATCCAAACCAGCCGATGCTGATGGATTACGTGAAACAGGACGAATTCACCTACCTGCCCAATACCGCCGGATGTTTTACCGGCGAAGACGCGGTGCGAACCTTACGTCTGGCGCGTGAAGCCGGTGGCTGGAACCTGGTCAAGCTGGAGGTTTTATCCGACCCAAAGACCCTCTATCCCGATATGGAAGAAACCCTGCGGTCGTTAAAACT
Protein-coding regions in this window:
- the accB gene encoding acetyl-CoA carboxylase biotin carboxyl carrier protein, which encodes MSSPKGSSDPIDPRLVRKLADILKETDLSEIEVEQGELKIRVARQLTAAPAATYAVASAPVAAPAPQAPAAAPAAEAPKAAAKDVVSSPMVGTAYLSPQPGAPVFIKVGDRVKAGQTIMIVEAMKTMNPIPSPKDGVVAEILVADAAPVEFGAPLIAFE
- the aroQ gene encoding type II 3-dehydroquinate dehydratase, with amino-acid sequence MSKSIYVLNGPNLNLLGVREPEIYGYTRLDDIKASCEALTTAAGFDLVFHQSNHEGQLIDWIHEARTDAAALIINPAGYGHTSVALLDALKTLTVPIIECHLSNPAAREAFRHHTYVSHVAKGVIAGFGPIGYELAISAVLRLLEQP
- the thiS gene encoding sulfur carrier protein ThiS; this encodes MVKILLNGESKEVGAANILALIEEIGIEARKLAVEQNLEIVPRSQYHETAINDGDRIEIVHFVGGG
- a CDS encoding VOC family protein: MPQLTLLVLRAKAPNELARLYALFGCSFVEESHGNGPVHLSSEIGGLVLEIYPRGEGDPNTGAVRLGFLVENLEAVLAKAEVIGARLLKSPASSPWGLRAVIVDSEGHKIELTEKLESE